Proteins encoded in a region of the Oscillospiraceae bacterium MB24-C1 genome:
- a CDS encoding V-type ATP synthase subunit E family protein: MNGLENISNKILTDAKLKADAIIAEAEQNAAKILADSKKRAEAEVETILKDSAARCADVEEKARLVSELEGKKLVSNARQQMISLTFQTALDRLLSLPEAEYRKLLISLANDVLTDGKGGEVLLNAKDRTAHGQALSQALDGKATLAEDDAPIVGGLIIRRGKIEYNCALDVLVRMVSEKVAPEVSSALFPEGA, translated from the coding sequence ATGAACGGACTCGAAAACATTTCCAATAAAATATTAACCGACGCAAAGCTCAAGGCTGATGCAATTATTGCCGAGGCTGAGCAGAACGCCGCCAAAATCCTGGCGGATTCTAAAAAGCGTGCCGAGGCCGAGGTTGAGACGATCTTAAAAGATTCGGCCGCCCGTTGTGCCGACGTTGAGGAGAAAGCGCGCCTTGTTTCCGAACTTGAGGGTAAGAAGCTTGTTTCAAATGCGCGTCAGCAGATGATTTCCCTCACGTTTCAAACGGCGCTTGATCGGCTGCTGTCACTGCCAGAAGCAGAGTATCGCAAGCTGTTGATTTCGCTGGCAAACGATGTGCTGACCGACGGTAAGGGCGGCGAGGTGCTGCTCAACGCAAAGGACCGCACCGCGCATGGGCAGGCGCTGTCTCAGGCGTTGGACGGCAAGGCCACACTTGCTGAGGATGATGCGCCAATTGTCGGCGGGCTGATTATTCGGCGCGGAAAAATAGAGTATAACTGTGCGCTGGATGTTCTTGTGCGCATGGTTTCGGAAAAAGTCGCCCCCGAGGTGTCTTCAGCGCTGTTCCCGGAAGGAGCGTGA
- a CDS encoding V-type ATP synthase subunit F, with the protein MYKAAVIGDRQSVLGFRALGLTVATAETAHEAAEALHSLAKSQHAVIYITEQLAAKIPEDIAAYLDLPQTAVIPIPSKDGVLGIGDSELHKAVERAVGADILRDPEE; encoded by the coding sequence ATGTATAAAGCTGCGGTAATCGGAGACAGACAGAGCGTACTGGGCTTCAGGGCTTTAGGGCTTACCGTTGCGACTGCCGAAACGGCGCATGAAGCCGCCGAAGCACTGCACAGCTTAGCTAAAAGCCAACACGCCGTCATTTATATCACCGAACAACTTGCCGCAAAAATCCCAGAGGATATCGCGGCGTATCTGGATCTGCCGCAGACGGCGGTGATCCCAATTCCCTCAAAGGACGGCGTTCTCGGGATCGGTGATTCAGAACTGCATAAGGCAGTTGAACGCGCCGTCGGCGCCGATATTCTCAGAGACCCCGAGGAATAA
- a CDS encoding V-type ATP synthase subunit I yields the protein MSILKMKRLYVIAPADSRRTVLRALTRLGCVELERCSAQQIVDSGGKLYISEENTQAAKTRSTLENACRLLKNSGAAKKTPLFSARPEVTERQLFDTAMLSGAKQTAEAVDALGAQLAEAGASQAKLHSQIAALTPWQPLDIPLEFTGTRETVFLIGTMPAAIETSLLFTRLGGEAPACMAEVIGSDSEQHYIAVMVHREQESDALNILKSAGFVTANFKDVEVTAGVQIDALQKEIAALEEAKDGYAKQIAAYYDQLPTLELAYDAYTQEAARDELLSATAHTEHTAYFTGWMPAEAEAAVAKLLDTQGCAYSIEEPAENETPPVMMQNSAFISPVEPITEMYDTPAYGSIVDPNPFMFPFYIVFFGFIMADAAYGILMFFGCYFALKLMKPKGGMKKTLTLFMYCGVSTFFAGLLFGGFFSNAVTVFTQTFLGKAVVIQPLWFNPAAEPMKMLAFSLALGGVHIILGMALAAYRMIRQGHLLDAIFDVGSWYLVFAGIGLYVLKIPVGLYVIIAGALLLVLTGGRNSPTLFGKITGGLGSLYGITGYLSDVLSYARIMALGLSGAVIGQVMNQLGAMGGGGFFGLVLFIVVFILGHTFNLAINLLGAYVHTCRLQYIEFFGKFFEGGGRAFRPLVNNTNYVTIIKED from the coding sequence ATGTCTATTTTAAAAATGAAGCGACTGTATGTGATTGCCCCCGCCGACTCAAGACGGACAGTTTTGCGTGCGCTGACCAGGCTCGGTTGCGTCGAGCTGGAACGCTGCTCCGCTCAGCAGATCGTCGATTCCGGCGGGAAATTATATATTAGTGAAGAAAACACACAGGCTGCAAAAACACGCAGCACCTTGGAAAATGCCTGCCGCCTTCTGAAAAATTCTGGGGCGGCAAAAAAGACACCGCTGTTTTCTGCACGGCCCGAGGTTACCGAGCGTCAGCTCTTTGATACGGCTATGCTCAGCGGTGCCAAGCAAACGGCCGAAGCGGTCGACGCACTGGGTGCCCAACTGGCTGAGGCCGGTGCGTCACAAGCGAAGCTACATTCTCAGATTGCGGCACTGACCCCCTGGCAGCCACTTGACATACCATTAGAATTTACCGGAACGCGAGAGACAGTCTTTCTTATAGGCACGATGCCTGCGGCTATTGAAACCAGCCTGTTGTTTACCCGCTTAGGAGGAGAAGCACCCGCCTGTATGGCCGAGGTAATCGGCTCTGATAGCGAGCAGCATTACATTGCCGTGATGGTTCACAGGGAGCAGGAATCGGACGCATTGAACATCTTAAAAAGCGCCGGGTTTGTCACGGCAAACTTTAAGGATGTTGAAGTAACAGCAGGCGTACAGATAGATGCACTGCAAAAAGAGATTGCTGCGCTGGAAGAAGCCAAAGACGGATACGCAAAGCAGATTGCGGCTTATTATGACCAATTGCCAACATTGGAACTGGCGTACGACGCCTACACCCAGGAGGCGGCTCGGGATGAACTGCTTTCGGCTACCGCACATACGGAGCATACAGCCTATTTTACGGGCTGGATGCCTGCTGAGGCTGAGGCTGCGGTGGCAAAGCTGCTCGACACACAGGGGTGCGCCTATTCAATTGAGGAACCGGCGGAAAATGAAACACCCCCGGTTATGATGCAAAACAGCGCATTCATCAGTCCGGTCGAGCCGATTACAGAGATGTACGACACCCCGGCCTACGGTAGCATTGTGGATCCTAATCCGTTTATGTTCCCATTTTACATTGTTTTTTTTGGTTTTATAATGGCGGACGCGGCCTATGGCATTCTGATGTTTTTTGGTTGTTACTTCGCCCTGAAACTTATGAAGCCCAAGGGTGGCATGAAAAAGACGCTCACCTTATTTATGTACTGTGGCGTTTCAACTTTTTTTGCCGGTTTGCTGTTCGGTGGCTTTTTTTCAAATGCTGTCACAGTATTCACCCAAACCTTTCTCGGAAAAGCCGTCGTTATTCAACCGCTGTGGTTTAACCCCGCGGCCGAGCCGATGAAGATGCTGGCCTTTTCACTGGCATTGGGCGGCGTACACATTATCCTTGGCATGGCGCTGGCTGCTTACCGCATGATTCGTCAGGGGCACCTGCTCGACGCTATCTTCGATGTCGGTTCCTGGTATCTGGTCTTTGCTGGAATTGGGCTATACGTGCTTAAAATTCCGGTCGGGCTATATGTGATTATAGCGGGCGCACTTTTATTGGTGCTCACCGGCGGGCGCAATAGCCCAACTCTCTTCGGCAAGATAACCGGCGGTTTAGGCTCACTTTACGGCATTACCGGCTATCTCTCAGATGTCCTTTCCTATGCACGTATTATGGCGCTTGGCCTTTCGGGCGCTGTCATCGGTCAGGTCATGAACCAGCTTGGCGCTATGGGCGGCGGTGGGTTCTTCGGGCTGGTGTTGTTTATCGTTGTCTTTATTTTGGGCCACACCTTTAACCTTGCTATCAATCTGTTGGGTGCTTATGTTCACACATGCAGATTGCAGTATATAGAGTTTTTTGGCAAGTTTTTTGAAGGTGGCGGGCGCGCATTCCGACCGCTTGTCAATAATACAAATTATGTAACAATCATCAAGGAGGACTAA
- a CDS encoding V-type ATP synthase subunit K — protein sequence MEFVTNLFSGYFFALLGAALAVGLAGSGSAKGMGIAGEAGTGIVSVSPEKFGRVLLLQALPGTQGIYGLLISFMILTAAPVTGGTLTIGQGIGYFCGALPIAIAGYYSAIAQGRVSAAAMGIVASKPEESMKGVIAAGMVETYAVFAVLISFIIVSTIPSLPL from the coding sequence ATGGAATTCGTCACCAATCTTTTTTCAGGCTATTTCTTTGCGCTGCTCGGCGCGGCGCTCGCGGTAGGTCTTGCCGGCTCAGGTTCGGCAAAGGGCATGGGTATTGCGGGCGAGGCCGGCACTGGCATCGTTTCAGTCTCTCCTGAAAAATTCGGTCGTGTACTGCTGCTGCAGGCGCTTCCCGGAACGCAGGGCATTTACGGCCTGCTGATCTCGTTTATGATTCTTACCGCTGCGCCGGTAACGGGCGGCACGCTCACAATCGGGCAGGGCATCGGGTATTTCTGCGGCGCATTGCCGATTGCAATCGCTGGTTATTATTCGGCTATCGCACAGGGCCGTGTTTCTGCCGCCGCTATGGGCATTGTGGCTTCTAAGCCCGAGGAATCAATGAAGGGCGTTATCGCCGCCGGCATGGTTGAAACCTACGCCGTTTTCGCTGTTCTTATTTCGTTTATTATCGTTAGTACGATTCCCAGTCTGCCGCTGTAA
- a CDS encoding V-type ATP synthase subunit A — MSSSITGKIIKVAGPLVVAEGLANANMFDVVRVGDQRLIGEIIEMRGDAASIQVYEETSGIAPGAKVETTGAPLSVELAPGLITTIYDGIQRPLEAIREVAGSLLTRGVEVKPLDHDKKWEFVPSAKVGDKVVTGDILGTVDETIVVKHKVMVPHGVSGEIAEIKSGSFTIDETIATVKLADGSLKELSMLQRWPVRVERPYKKKLAPDLPMVTGQRTVDTFFPIAKGGTAAIPGPFGSGKTVTQHQLAKWSDVDIVIYIGCGERGNEMTDVLREFPELIDPRTGESLMQRTVLIANTSDMPVAAREASVYTGITIAEYYRDMGYAVAVIADSTSRWAEALREMSGRLEEMPGEEGYPAYLASRLAQFYERAGRVVCLGSDEREAALSAIGAVSPPGGDISEPVSQATLRIVKVFWGLDSALAYRRHFPAINWLSSYSLYFDRLKGWYDENIGADFVSQRHEAMSLLQQESELEEIVKLVGIDSLSPGDRLIMEASQMLREDFLQQNAMSDTDSYCPIDKQYRLMALILRYYHAAKKALESGAPMKAVFAIPARDRIGRAKDVPTEEYVETYADISREMISQLEAAAGGAQG, encoded by the coding sequence ATGAGCAGTAGCATTACAGGAAAGATTATAAAGGTCGCAGGCCCGCTTGTTGTCGCCGAGGGCCTCGCCAATGCCAACATGTTTGACGTGGTGCGCGTGGGCGATCAGCGACTTATTGGCGAAATTATCGAGATGCGCGGCGATGCGGCTTCGATACAGGTTTACGAAGAGACCTCCGGCATCGCGCCCGGTGCCAAGGTGGAGACCACTGGTGCACCCCTTTCGGTCGAGCTGGCTCCCGGTCTCATTACCACCATTTATGACGGCATCCAGCGCCCGCTGGAGGCAATTCGCGAAGTCGCAGGCAGCCTGCTGACACGCGGCGTTGAGGTTAAGCCTCTCGATCATGATAAAAAATGGGAATTTGTCCCCAGCGCCAAAGTCGGCGACAAGGTTGTCACCGGCGATATTCTCGGTACAGTGGATGAGACCATCGTTGTTAAGCACAAGGTTATGGTGCCGCACGGCGTCTCGGGCGAGATTGCCGAGATTAAAAGCGGTAGTTTTACTATTGATGAAACAATTGCGACCGTCAAACTGGCGGACGGTTCTTTAAAAGAGCTTTCGATGCTCCAGCGTTGGCCGGTTCGCGTCGAGCGTCCCTATAAAAAGAAGCTGGCGCCCGACCTTCCAATGGTTACAGGGCAAAGAACGGTCGATACTTTCTTCCCGATCGCCAAGGGCGGTACCGCCGCCATCCCTGGGCCGTTCGGTTCGGGCAAGACCGTCACCCAGCATCAGCTTGCCAAATGGTCGGACGTGGATATCGTCATCTATATCGGCTGCGGAGAGCGCGGCAACGAGATGACCGACGTTCTGCGCGAGTTTCCTGAGCTGATTGACCCGCGTACCGGTGAAAGCTTGATGCAGCGTACCGTGTTAATCGCCAACACCTCCGATATGCCGGTTGCGGCCCGTGAGGCCAGCGTCTACACCGGCATCACCATAGCGGAATACTATCGCGACATGGGCTACGCGGTTGCAGTCATCGCCGACTCTACTTCCCGCTGGGCCGAGGCGCTGCGCGAAATGTCCGGCCGTCTCGAAGAGATGCCCGGCGAAGAAGGCTATCCCGCCTACCTTGCTTCCCGTTTGGCGCAGTTTTACGAGCGCGCCGGCCGTGTCGTCTGCCTTGGCAGCGACGAGCGCGAGGCGGCGCTTTCCGCTATCGGCGCGGTTTCGCCCCCCGGTGGTGATATTTCAGAGCCGGTCAGCCAGGCGACGCTTCGTATCGTCAAGGTGTTCTGGGGATTGGATTCCGCACTGGCCTATCGCCGCCACTTCCCAGCCATTAACTGGCTGTCGTCCTATTCGCTTTACTTCGACCGCCTAAAGGGCTGGTACGATGAAAACATCGGCGCCGATTTTGTTTCTCAGCGCCACGAAGCAATGAGCCTTTTACAGCAGGAAAGTGAGCTTGAGGAAATTGTTAAGCTGGTCGGCATTGATTCGCTCTCGCCTGGTGACCGCCTGATTATGGAGGCCTCCCAGATGCTGCGTGAGGACTTTTTGCAGCAGAACGCCATGAGCGATACCGACTCCTATTGCCCGATCGATAAGCAATATCGCCTGATGGCTCTTATTCTCAGATATTATCACGCCGCTAAGAAGGCGCTGGAAAGCGGTGCCCCCATGAAGGCGGTATTCGCAATTCCCGCGAGAGATCGCATCGGCCGTGCTAAGGATGTGCCGACCGAGGAATATGTCGAGACCTACGCCGACATATCGCGTGAAATGATTTCTCAGCTTGAGGCTGCTGCGGGAGGTGCACAAGGATGA
- a CDS encoding V-type ATP synthase subunit B — MIKEYRTIQEVAGPLMLVKDVDDVAYNELGEIELQNGEVRRCRVLEMNGSNALVQLFESSAGINLAQSKVRFLGHSIELGVAPDMLGRIFDGLGNPIDNGPEIMPDKRMDINGTPMNPAARDYPSEFIQTGVSAIDGLNTLVRGQKLPIFSGSGLPHANLAAQIARQAKVLGGDSKFAVVFAAVGITFEEADYFISDFTRTGAIERSVLFLNLANDPAIERISTPRMALTAAEYLAFELDMQVLVIITDITNYCEALREVSAARKEVPGRRGYPGYLYTDLATMYERAGRLLGKKGSITMIPILSMPEDDKTHPIPDLTGYITEGQIIISRELYRKGLTPPIDVLPSLSRLKDKGVGVGKTREDHANTMNQLFAAYARGKDAKELMTILGEAALTDTDKLYAKFADAFEKRYVSQGYETNRTIEETLNLGWELLSILPVGELKRIKPEYIEKYLPKKQEG; from the coding sequence ATGATTAAAGAATACCGTACTATACAAGAGGTCGCAGGGCCTCTGATGCTTGTTAAAGACGTTGACGACGTCGCATATAACGAGCTGGGCGAAATTGAGCTGCAAAACGGCGAGGTGCGCCGCTGCCGCGTGCTTGAAATGAACGGCAGCAACGCGCTGGTGCAGTTATTTGAATCTTCGGCAGGCATCAACCTAGCGCAGTCTAAGGTGCGCTTTCTCGGACATTCAATTGAGCTCGGTGTTGCCCCCGACATGTTGGGGCGCATATTTGACGGCCTTGGTAACCCCATTGACAATGGCCCTGAGATCATGCCCGACAAGCGCATGGATATCAACGGTACGCCGATGAACCCGGCCGCCCGCGACTATCCTTCAGAGTTTATCCAAACGGGCGTTTCGGCCATCGATGGCCTGAACACGCTGGTCCGAGGGCAAAAGCTGCCGATTTTCTCAGGTTCCGGTCTGCCGCACGCCAACCTCGCCGCGCAAATTGCGCGTCAGGCGAAGGTTTTGGGCGGCGACAGTAAGTTTGCCGTTGTGTTCGCCGCTGTCGGCATCACATTTGAAGAAGCCGATTACTTTATCTCTGACTTTACCAGAACCGGGGCCATCGAACGTTCAGTGTTGTTTCTAAACCTTGCGAACGACCCGGCTATCGAGCGTATTTCAACGCCGCGTATGGCGTTGACCGCTGCGGAATATCTGGCGTTCGAGCTGGATATGCAGGTTCTGGTCATCATTACGGACATCACAAACTATTGTGAAGCGCTGCGAGAGGTTTCGGCCGCGCGTAAAGAGGTTCCCGGGCGCCGTGGCTACCCTGGTTATCTTTATACCGACCTTGCTACCATGTACGAGCGCGCTGGCCGTCTGCTGGGCAAGAAAGGCTCCATTACGATGATTCCGATTTTGTCGATGCCCGAAGACGACAAGACCCACCCGATTCCTGACCTTACCGGCTATATCACCGAGGGCCAGATCATCATTTCGCGCGAGCTTTACCGCAAGGGGCTTACACCGCCGATCGACGTTTTACCGTCGCTGTCTCGACTCAAGGACAAGGGTGTTGGCGTCGGTAAGACCCGTGAAGATCATGCCAATACGATGAACCAGCTGTTTGCGGCCTATGCCCGCGGCAAGGACGCCAAGGAGCTGATGACCATCTTAGGCGAGGCGGCGCTGACCGACACCGACAAGCTGTATGCCAAGTTTGCCGACGCGTTTGAAAAGCGTTATGTCTCTCAGGGATATGAAACAAACCGCACTATTGAAGAGACGCTGAATTTGGGCTGGGAGCTGCTTTCTATTCTGCCGGTTGGCGAGTTGAAGCGTATCAAGCCAGAATATATCGAGAAATATCTGCCGAAAAAGCAAGAGGGGTGA
- a CDS encoding alpha/beta-type small acid-soluble spore protein — protein MANSSNKIIVPEAKEAMNKFKMEAANEVGVNLKQGYNGDLTSRQAGSVGGQMVKKMIQSYESSMK, from the coding sequence ATGGCTAATTCCAGTAACAAGATTATTGTTCCCGAAGCTAAGGAAGCTATGAACAAGTTCAAGATGGAGGCTGCTAACGAAGTTGGCGTTAACCTCAAGCAGGGATACAATGGCGATTTGACCTCTCGTCAGGCCGGCTCGGTTGGCGGACAGATGGTCAAGAAGATGATCCAGTCCTACGAGAGCTCGATGAAGTAA
- a CDS encoding V-type ATPase subunit, translating into MPKSPDTDYVYLSTLLKAMEKNMLSKEDLTRLVSARTDEDAVKILTEKGWSTFDAKDSVALEQEISHQRKALFDLIYRYVPETSVVDLFRLKYDYHNLKSLIKATAQGVDGQRLLSDAGTISPNALVGMHNDKDYSHMPPIMATATQEAADLLARTGDPQLSDLLLDGALAAQMLALAQATESTFLLGYVRLWIDLGNLRVLTRAALSKKGFDYLQRAIFPGGNVACGQVREVSPELLRSLFGFGELLTATEAAAEALSGGLALSGLDMACDNTLIEYIRASRLIPFGEATVISYLLAFESQLVAVRTVMSGRASGLSEERITERLRMSYV; encoded by the coding sequence TTGCCAAAGTCGCCCGATACCGATTATGTCTATTTAAGCACCCTTTTGAAAGCGATGGAAAAAAATATGCTTTCAAAAGAAGACCTCACCCGCCTTGTTTCGGCGCGCACCGATGAGGATGCCGTCAAAATTTTGACCGAGAAGGGCTGGAGTACCTTTGATGCCAAAGATTCTGTCGCGCTTGAGCAGGAAATATCGCATCAGCGCAAGGCGCTGTTCGATCTAATTTACCGCTATGTGCCGGAAACCAGCGTCGTTGATTTATTTCGTTTAAAGTATGATTATCACAATCTAAAATCCTTGATAAAAGCCACCGCACAGGGGGTGGATGGCCAACGTCTTTTAAGTGATGCCGGCACCATTAGCCCCAACGCGCTGGTGGGCATGCACAACGATAAAGATTACAGCCACATGCCCCCAATCATGGCTACAGCGACGCAGGAGGCAGCAGACCTGTTGGCCCGCACTGGTGACCCACAGCTTTCTGATCTGTTGTTGGACGGCGCGCTGGCGGCGCAGATGTTGGCGTTGGCTCAAGCCACCGAAAGTACATTTCTTTTGGGCTATGTTCGTCTGTGGATCGACCTTGGCAACCTGCGGGTGCTCACACGCGCAGCTTTAAGCAAAAAGGGTTTTGATTATTTACAGCGTGCGATTTTCCCGGGCGGAAATGTTGCCTGTGGGCAGGTGCGCGAGGTGAGCCCTGAGCTGCTTCGCAGTCTGTTTGGCTTTGGTGAACTGCTCACCGCAACAGAGGCCGCTGCAGAGGCACTTTCCGGCGGTCTAGCGCTTTCAGGGTTAGACATGGCGTGTGACAACACGCTGATTGAATATATTCGTGCCTCCCGCCTGATTCCATTTGGCGAGGCTACCGTCATTTCGTATCTGCTGGCGTTTGAGTCGCAGTTGGTGGCGGTGCGCACCGTCATGTCGGGGCGCGCCTCGGGCTTGAGCGAGGAGAGAATTACAGAAAGGCTGAGGATGAGCTATGTATAA
- the galE gene encoding UDP-glucose 4-epimerase GalE translates to MTILVLGGAGYIGSHTVKALCNEGVDTVVADNLSTGYAAAVDKRARFYKGDISDKTFLDTLFSKEHIDGVIHFAAYSLVGESVSNPLKYYENNLCGTRVLLEAMVAHKIDKIVFSSTAATYGEPERMPIDEQDRTCPTNPYGETKLAMEKMFYWTAKAHGLRYVSLRYFNACGADESGEIGEAHMPESHLIPLILQVPNGQRAHISIFGGDYPTKDGTCVRDYIHVTDLAQAHILAMRYLANGNESNIMNLGNGVGFTVQEVIETARRVTGHAIPAVLSPRREGDPAQLIASSEKAKQVLGWRPQHAELEEIIASAWNWHKRHPNGYAPK, encoded by the coding sequence ATGACGATTTTAGTGCTGGGTGGTGCGGGCTATATCGGTTCGCATACTGTCAAAGCGCTTTGCAATGAGGGTGTCGATACCGTCGTGGCCGACAATCTTTCAACCGGGTACGCTGCAGCTGTGGACAAACGCGCGCGTTTTTATAAAGGGGATATTTCTGACAAAACTTTTCTGGATACGCTGTTTAGCAAGGAACACATTGATGGCGTCATCCATTTTGCAGCCTATTCTCTGGTGGGGGAGAGCGTTTCAAACCCTCTGAAATATTATGAGAATAATCTTTGTGGTACCCGGGTGCTACTAGAGGCCATGGTCGCGCACAAAATTGATAAAATTGTTTTTTCTTCCACCGCAGCCACTTATGGTGAGCCGGAGCGTATGCCGATTGACGAGCAGGATCGCACCTGCCCGACCAATCCCTATGGCGAAACCAAACTGGCGATGGAAAAGATGTTTTACTGGACGGCTAAAGCGCACGGCCTGCGCTATGTTTCGCTACGCTATTTTAACGCCTGCGGTGCCGATGAAAGTGGAGAGATCGGTGAGGCGCACATGCCGGAATCGCATTTAATACCATTAATACTACAGGTGCCAAATGGTCAGCGTGCGCATATTTCGATTTTTGGTGGCGATTATCCTACAAAAGACGGCACCTGTGTGCGTGATTATATCCATGTCACCGATTTGGCGCAGGCACATATTCTGGCTATGCGTTATTTGGCAAACGGCAACGAAAGCAATATTATGAACCTTGGCAACGGCGTGGGCTTTACGGTGCAGGAGGTCATCGAAACCGCGCGCCGCGTAACAGGGCATGCCATCCCTGCGGTGCTCTCGCCTCGGCGAGAGGGCGACCCGGCACAGTTGATTGCATCAAGCGAAAAAGCCAAACAGGTGCTTGGCTGGCGGCCGCAGCATGCCGAACTGGAAGAAATTATTGCTTCGGCATGGAACTGGCACAAGCGTCACCCAAACGGTTACGCGCCAAAATAA
- a CDS encoding MBL fold metallo-hydrolase yields the protein MGFVVTTLMENNAAKDGMHTEHGLSLHLTDGSFTLLLDTGATPAFLDNARQLGVSLESVDTLVLSHGHYDHTGGVKALLDNGCCPKATYFGPNFFSHRYHRESGRLRPISARLTEEFLFERQVPFYILEPGVLKLSEKVFLVCGIPSKNEVEKANPGMLRQCGEAYVVDDFNEETVVVVHGEQGLALLSGCSHKGVINTCAWVSQLFNAPVHTFIGGTHLMDADEPRMRATMASLRAMGIQRLGACHCNGEQANALFAREYEGFFKNNAGTVTLL from the coding sequence ATGGGGTTTGTCGTGACCACCCTGATGGAAAACAACGCCGCTAAAGACGGCATGCACACCGAGCATGGTCTGAGCCTGCACCTGACTGATGGCAGCTTTACGTTGCTGCTTGATACCGGCGCCACCCCAGCGTTTTTGGACAACGCCAGACAACTCGGCGTCAGCTTAGAGAGCGTAGATACACTGGTGCTCAGTCACGGGCACTACGACCACACCGGCGGCGTTAAGGCCCTTCTGGACAATGGCTGCTGTCCAAAAGCCACTTATTTTGGGCCAAACTTTTTTTCGCATCGGTATCACCGTGAATCAGGCCGCCTGCGCCCAATCAGCGCCAGGCTGACGGAAGAATTTCTTTTTGAGCGTCAGGTTCCGTTTTATATTTTGGAGCCAGGCGTATTAAAACTTAGCGAAAAGGTTTTCCTTGTATGTGGTATCCCTTCTAAAAACGAAGTTGAAAAGGCCAACCCCGGTATGCTACGCCAATGTGGTGAGGCCTATGTCGTGGATGATTTCAATGAAGAAACAGTCGTTGTGGTACACGGCGAACAGGGGCTGGCTCTGCTTTCGGGTTGCTCACACAAGGGTGTCATCAACACTTGCGCGTGGGTATCTCAGCTATTTAATGCACCGGTGCACACATTTATAGGCGGCACACATCTTATGGACGCGGACGAACCACGCATGCGCGCCACCATGGCAAGCCTGCGGGCGATGGGCATACAGCGGTTGGGCGCCTGCCATTGTAACGGCGAGCAGGCCAATGCGCTCTTTGCTCGTGAGTATGAAGGCTTTTTCAAGAATAACGCCGGAACTGTTACCTTACTTTAG